TCAGTGATGTCTGAAGTAACTTCCCCGTCACCTGGGAGCCAAGATGGAGTCAGTAAATGTAGCCAAGAGGTTGCAGAAGGTATCCTGTAACCAAAAGGCCCCAGGTTTAATACCTGCCACGGCCAAGGCCTCCATCAAGAGCGACACGTCCTGACTGACATGTTCAGTCAATGCTTGAGTCACTACATTTCACACCAGCAAGCATTCAAATGGATTTACTTACTACAGGTGCACATTAACCACTTATAGGAAGAAAGCCTAGCTGAGACTACAAAGCCCATTTGATGAGTGGAGGGTTACTTAGTTGTCACATCACCTatgcaaataataaaatcagACTGCTACACAAATAGAATATGTTCAATAGGGGCTTTTGTTTGCATACCTGGCATCCTAATAATAGGCTTTTACGCATGTTGGCCACTCGGATCATGAGGCAGGGCCGCCCCTCATGGTTTGATACAACAGCGTGTTGACTAAACTTCACCGTCTCGCCTCTCTTTTTGGGGCGAGCAACCTgcaggagaagaaaaacatgtcagccTTAGTAGTATATTCCTGTTACCgcatatttacaatattttcatttacaggcCATTTGAGTTCTCTATGTACAAGATAACCTGCCCTATAATAAGCTACAATAAGCTATGTTCAGAAAAGGAAAGTGCAACATACaggaacataaaaataaaaagtggttAGACTGCTAGAGAGGGAGAAACTGTTGAGATAGTGATGCTTTCCACAGTTTGATGTGGTAATGCTCAACACAGGCACAGTCCGGAAGCAGAACTGATAACTTAGAGGGTttataaaaaaatctttgagCCACCAGTGAGTTGCAATGTCCCCAGATGACTTTTCAACACAATCATAAAATACCAAAAGATCCTTTAATATATAGAAACAATATTTAAGCAAATGCAATTAGTGCATTtacattaatacaaaataaagctgCACATTGAAGGAGCAGTGTGGTACAAGATGGTCAAATGCAACCACAAGAGGTAAAAATACATATCAGCATAATGCTTAATTTTAGCCCTTTCAGTTACCATGCTACTATGTGTAGAAGCTCAAAACTTATCTAAACCTGCTGCAAATCTAGGCAAGTCCTGGACTAGAATAAAGAAGACAGCAGAGTACAGTGCCTGCCACTAAATTTCTAATGAGCTCCACCTCTTTGACAATTACTCTTTGTGGTTTTTCTGCAGACCTAAAGCTACACGTGACTACCTTTGCAAGGAAGGTGCCAGTGATAAAGATCTCCATGACCATGGTGATGACCAGCTGAAAGATGAGCAGGACGATGGCAACGGGACATTCCTCGGTGATGCACCGGAAACCGTAGCCAATCGTGGTCTGAGACtccagagagaagaggaaagccCCGGTCAGGGTCTTCACCTCCATTACACAGGGCGTGTGGTTTGAGGGAGGGTCAAACTCTGGAGGAGGTGGGGAGGAAGAATAGATGATCATGAATTAGGGCTATGTACAAACTATCAAGAAACATTTTGTCCTTCAGTGAACATTTTCTCATGCTCTTTCCACATTTCTGTGTCTTTCTTCATTGTTAACCAATCACGAAAAGCACTTGTGCACTTCCACGTCTGCAGTGTGAGAAATTAACCTTTGTGTCAGTTTCAAGACAGTGTTGCTTTACTGGAATAGAGAAGTGCGGACAAGTGGTAAAGATGTTCTAACTGGCGTCGAATGACCTTTAACACATTGTCCTCTGTAgtttttactgatttttgtttttactatttCTGCTGGTTCTACTGTATAAAAGTCTCTCATCCTTACCCAGCAGGTCTCCATGAACCCTTGCCACCAGGTACCAAAGCACTCCAAAGAGGAACCAGGTCCCAGCAAAGGTAGCAGAGAACAGGAAGAACTTGTAGCGCCACTGCATGTCCAGAAAAGTTGTCCACAGGTCGCGGAGGTAAAGTGCACTTCGCCCACTTACGTGCTCGATGCGTACGTTGCTTCGCCCATCTTTGGAGAGGACACGGCGCCTCCTTCGCAGAGCATTGgggcctccagctcctccacctgCAGTTGCGCCCCCAGTCCCCCCCGTGGAGGCCAGCAGGGGCTTGGTGATGTCCGTCTGCGTCTGAGAGTGGCATACTTTCTGAGGGGAAGAGCCTTCAGAGGAGGGGGGGGTGGCTGAGGTCATGACTGGTGCTGCAGCTGGTTGGAGACAGACAGTAGAGACAGGTGGTAAGAAGAAGAGGGCAGGTATGgttgaagagaaaagaagaggagaaagatggCGAGGAGAAAGGCTGCAGATTGTGAGGGCTCCAAATGAACAGCAGGTGAGTTCAAATGAAAAAGGGGCAGGATGgtgcacaaaaacagaaaataaccaCATGAATGAGACAAATGGCAGAGTGGAACATTCTGGGGGAGAGGTAGATAatgacgaagaagaagaaggagattagaagcacatttttttaaccGGACGGTTTCGGTGCTGTCCACGGTGGTCCATTTAAGCCCCTCTTTCTCCTTTCACTGGAGGCAGCTGgctttgtcaaaataaaagccctctTTCAGCATGAAAGCACAGCTGttctttcacattaaaagcatgaTAATGGTGGCTCATTCACATGTCAGTTGCGCAAGATGGCTAATGAATTGGGATGAGGACACACTACTGACTGTTAttccacacataaaacacagtaAGAAACTAAATGGTCATTGTGATCTCCAACTGGTGACCGCCCCTTTCCCACTTTGCTTAAAGCTCTTTTCATACTCTACCTTTCACTTATTGGCTGTGAAACCTGGGTATTTATCATGACTTTGCTATTACATACAGTAAAGATGTGGATGATTGTGATCACATCTCTAAAGCATCTGTTACAGCAGCAAATTAACACTCATATGGGTGATCTTTTATTCCCATGCGACTCCAGCATCACGTATTACTCAACACAAGTGCTTGTCATGCAGGTATAAAGTGAATGCCAGTGTCAGAGTTGTGGTGTCATGTGATGAGACAGTACAAGTGTAAATAAGAGGAGTCCCACACTAATTGTCACTGCATAGATCGTCCCCTCTGCAGTCCTGTCAGTGTTTCCCTATTCTACGCTGCAGTTTATCTTTCtccatgtctttctttttctgtccttcTGTGTTGCCCTCACTCACAGTTTGCTAAATGGCCCTTTTGTCTCAAGCTGCCTCTGCTTTCTGGAGTGAATATAACAaacccaaaaacaaaacaacacaaacaagagCCTAGAAACCGGGTGATCTGATACGCTCTGTCCTTTCCTGTCCTTTCTGACCCtactctctcctctctccatgcCGGAGCACACACTGAGGGAATGAATAGAGATCTGTGTTGATGTCTGTGTTCTGAATACTAAGAtgtggagggtgggggggggggggtcaagaGGAGGCCCATGTGGTAGAGAGCATCCATCTCCAGCTGAACTCTGAACCCCACAGAGCTCCTGCCTACACATATTGTAAATACTTTACACTTTACACATATTTTCTAACCTCCCTACCCTGACTGTTGCACTCAGGCCATATTTCCTTTGTTTCTACTAAAGACATTAATCTGTTGATATGAATATATTATGCCAAATGTATTGGCCATTTACAAATTTAGCTAACACAGGGCACCATCAGCATTTTTTGATAAATCAACAAAAAATCAAACCCATGTTCTTCCAGGttcactgtcctgcttgttttccaactatccctgcaccacccactgctgattacgtggaccaggtgtgttcagccaatcagaagctggaagataccaattcaccAACAATGTTTTaccccactccaccctcatgGAAACCTAATGATAATGTTGTCTGTGTGCAGCTTCTCTTATATTACATagtcatttttttccattgtttgcATCCAAGTACTGActggtgcagctttaaaatcaAGTACACAAGTTAAAATTGAGATTTTCTAGAGTAGTTGCAGTTTTTAGTAAAGCTGCaagaatataatatatattatatttgaaTATAATAATTCAAAAATGTTACAGACAGTATCAGTTTGACAGTGATGGATTCTCTCTCTGGTAGAGTGACCATTGGATGACCACACTCAAGGTTAGgatttcttcctctctgtccttcCCTCTCCTTCATTCTGTCCTGTTTTCACAAGAATCTTTTGTTTTCGAAGAGATGAAAGGGACAAAAGCCACCATTGAAAAATACGACtgggtgagtgagtgagtgaaacGAGAGCAAGTTAGACGGGGAGAGGAGAGCGGGCCTGAGCGTCGaatcatgtgtgtttgtgtggtgtgcGTTTGATTGCGTGTGAGTGCGCGGTGCCTGGCATTGTGAGTGGGCCGCGatgggaggaagaagagagagaataaTTGGTTTTGATGGGAGGATTGAGAGAGAATTGAGGATCGGGTGACAAAAGAGTGGAAGAGGTATGTGGAGTGAAGGTGGAAGAAACAGGTCAGTGACAAAAGATGGTCATTAGTATTCCAGAGGAGAGAGTAATCCCTTCTACTCGGCACCCCTGCACATCCATAAAAACCCCTAGCAGGAAGTACACCGCTATGAAAAGGCTCAATACAGCACAAGTTGAATGGTTGTGAACGCCGTCCACACCACTGCAGACTCTGCACCGGACTGAAAGGACTGTCCAAACATTAACACAGGCCGCGCCAAAACTGCATCTGCTCAGCCAGCACCAGACGATAAAAAGCACAAACTTACTGGAGCCAAACTAAGCACCACACATTGCCATACAAATGAGCTACTGTTGTCTCACAGTCTCTTTATATTCACAGCGAATTAGCAGTGAtttgtgcacagaaacacaatctATCATCACTGTTAGGTGCAAGTGAGGCCACAGAGAAATCAGCTCTTGAAGTAagctaaaacaaaagaaaaatcaccttACACACTCAAAACTAACTTCTATCATATGTATAACTTCTAGGAGTAAGAAGAAGAgctcccacagacacacacaattattctttttttctgcgCTTGAATAACATCTGATCATTTAAATCTTGGTCCTCTATGAGACCTGATACCCCAGAAACCCCAAAACTGTCTCTGAAGCCCAAAAACTTGAGGatttctgtggaaaaaaaaaaaactgcttgaCAACAGCAAATATGGCAAATATTAAGGAGCGGATACACTGcactttaaataatataaaacatgtttcatgtaGTTATAGGGCGATCATAGTAATGCTGGTTCAAAGGAGTCCTGGTTGAACTATGTACACTTTATAAAAGGTTTCTAATTTATGTTTGCTCAGGTTTGCTCATGTTTGGTGATAACACACATCATTTTTTGATATTTCCCATAAATATAATTGcttgtgtgtaaatgtaattCATTGGcacttttatttgtgttgtggCTGATTTGTGCTTCATTTAACTTAATGTGGATTTTACAGTAACAACAGGAAGTAAAAGTGAGTGGTAACCATGGTGATCAGATTTATGTCTGAAT
The window above is part of the Mastacembelus armatus chromosome 18, fMasArm1.2, whole genome shotgun sequence genome. Proteins encoded here:
- the kcnj10a gene encoding ATP-sensitive inward rectifier potassium channel 10 isoform X2, which gives rise to MTSATPPSSEGSSPQKVCHSQTQTDITKPLLASTGGTGGATAGGGAGGPNALRRRRRVLSKDGRSNVRIEHVSGRSALYLRDLWTTFLDMQWRYKFFLFSATFAGTWFLFGVLWYLVARVHGDLLEFDPPSNHTPCVMEVKTLTGAFLFSLESQTTIGYGFRCITEECPVAIVLLIFQLVITMVMEIFITGTFLAKVARPKKRGETVKFSQHAVVSNHEGRPCLMIRVANMRKSLLLGCQVTGKLLQTSLTKEGETVRLDQRNVPFQVDTSSDSPFLIIPLTFYHIIDDNSPLRAWAAKGGGWTDPELADFELLVIMSATVEPTSATCQVRTSYLPDEILWGYEFPPVVSLSPSGKYVADFAFFDKVAKTKTPPHFKQALPPSPPSQASHFHGDKEDGTAAEKMQLEESYRGEERRRERGRIRDSSPLSVRISNV
- the kcnj10a gene encoding ATP-sensitive inward rectifier potassium channel 10 isoform X1; this translates as MWLFSVFVHHPAPFSFELTCCSFGALTICSLSPRHLSPLLFSSTIPALFFLPPVSTVCLQPAAAPVMTSATPPSSEGSSPQKVCHSQTQTDITKPLLASTGGTGGATAGGGAGGPNALRRRRRVLSKDGRSNVRIEHVSGRSALYLRDLWTTFLDMQWRYKFFLFSATFAGTWFLFGVLWYLVARVHGDLLEFDPPSNHTPCVMEVKTLTGAFLFSLESQTTIGYGFRCITEECPVAIVLLIFQLVITMVMEIFITGTFLAKVARPKKRGETVKFSQHAVVSNHEGRPCLMIRVANMRKSLLLGCQVTGKLLQTSLTKEGETVRLDQRNVPFQVDTSSDSPFLIIPLTFYHIIDDNSPLRAWAAKGGGWTDPELADFELLVIMSATVEPTSATCQVRTSYLPDEILWGYEFPPVVSLSPSGKYVADFAFFDKVAKTKTPPHFKQALPPSPPSQASHFHGDKEDGTAAEKMQLEESYRGEERRRERGRIRDSSPLSVRISNV